One Natranaerovirga hydrolytica genomic region harbors:
- a CDS encoding thioredoxin domain-containing protein, whose translation MTCIQRTCHWCHVMEKESFEDEEVAKILNEYFISIKVDREEKPDVDHIYMEVCQALTGTGGWPLSVFLTPDKLPFYAGTYFPKHNKFGSMGFIELLENINKAWDEDEKSLVKNGERIRAALQKHNENTLEKKDFNKDVLHKAYNQLEESFENQYGGFSNVPKFPMPQALLYLEYYNNIHQEDKAKEMVEITLENMYKGGIFDHLGGGFSRYSTDSEWLVPHFEKMLYDNALLIYVYAKYYQMTQDETYKTIANQIITYVLRDMQSSEGGFYSAEDADSEGVEGLFYLWDYQEVIDILGKENGTEFIEAFNVSPQGNFEGKNILNLIHKDSKEVKKQFEDKQIYHSKEMLFQHREKRIHPYKDDKILTSWNGLMIASIAYAGKIFGRKEYVDAAKKSANFILEHLTNQKTGQVYVRFRDQEVKEESYLDDYAFFIWGLLELYEGTFDQDYLRYALKIAGKMNEEHYDNQSNSYFMTSKKQDQLGIRPKNLYDGALPSGNSVALYVMLKIARITGDYKKEENIYEFFAKHYDVIISSPVSYTFALTSYLLMSSESVDIVISLPDENKSIDEIKDLLDHNINYTSLIVTTPKDLLEDINPSLKDKKAIDDQVTYYICKGNQCNQPITNIEEVIRYLV comes from the coding sequence CTGACCTGTATTCAAAGAACTTGTCATTGGTGTCATGTTATGGAAAAAGAATCTTTTGAAGATGAAGAAGTTGCCAAGATACTTAATGAATACTTTATATCTATCAAGGTAGATAGAGAGGAAAAACCAGATGTGGACCATATTTATATGGAAGTGTGCCAAGCATTAACAGGCACAGGAGGATGGCCTTTAAGTGTGTTTTTAACACCTGATAAGTTGCCTTTTTATGCAGGCACTTATTTTCCAAAACACAATAAATTTGGCAGTATGGGCTTTATAGAGTTATTAGAAAACATTAACAAAGCGTGGGATGAAGATGAAAAATCATTAGTAAAAAATGGAGAGCGTATTAGAGCAGCATTACAAAAACATAACGAAAATACATTAGAAAAAAAAGATTTCAACAAAGATGTTCTGCATAAGGCTTATAATCAATTAGAAGAAAGTTTTGAAAATCAATACGGTGGTTTTTCCAATGTACCTAAGTTTCCAATGCCTCAAGCATTACTTTATTTGGAATATTATAATAACATACACCAAGAGGATAAAGCAAAAGAGATGGTAGAAATAACATTAGAAAACATGTATAAAGGTGGTATATTTGATCATTTAGGTGGAGGGTTTTCTAGATATTCAACAGATTCAGAATGGTTGGTTCCTCATTTTGAAAAAATGTTATATGATAATGCACTATTAATTTATGTATACGCTAAATATTATCAAATGACTCAAGATGAAACGTATAAAACCATAGCCAATCAAATTATTACTTATGTATTAAGAGATATGCAAAGTAGTGAAGGTGGATTTTATAGTGCAGAAGATGCAGATTCAGAAGGTGTAGAAGGGTTATTTTATCTATGGGATTATCAAGAGGTCATAGATATATTAGGAAAAGAAAATGGAACAGAATTTATAGAAGCATTTAATGTGAGTCCACAAGGCAATTTTGAAGGGAAAAATATTCTTAACCTCATTCATAAAGATTCAAAGGAAGTAAAAAAACAATTTGAGGACAAACAAATATACCATTCTAAAGAGATGCTTTTTCAACATAGAGAAAAAAGAATACATCCTTATAAAGACGATAAGATTTTAACATCTTGGAATGGGCTAATGATTGCTTCTATTGCTTATGCAGGGAAAATTTTTGGAAGAAAAGAATATGTGGATGCAGCTAAAAAAAGTGCCAACTTTATATTAGAGCATTTAACCAATCAAAAAACAGGACAAGTGTATGTTAGATTTCGAGATCAAGAAGTGAAAGAAGAATCTTACTTAGACGATTATGCGTTTTTTATTTGGGGATTGCTTGAACTATACGAAGGAACTTTTGATCAAGACTATCTAAGATATGCACTGAAAATAGCTGGAAAAATGAATGAAGAACATTATGACAATCAATCCAATAGCTACTTTATGACATCAAAAAAACAAGACCAATTAGGCATTCGACCTAAAAATTTATACGATGGAGCGTTGCCATCAGGTAATTCAGTAGCCCTTTATGTCATGTTGAAAATAGCTCGTATAACAGGAGATTATAAAAAAGAAGAAAACATATATGAGTTTTTTGCCAAACATTATGATGTAATAATATCATCACCTGTTTCATATACTTTTGCATTGACTAGTTATTTATTAATGTCTAGTGAGAGTGTTGATATTGTAATTTCTTTACCAGATGAAAACAAATCAATAGATGAGATTAAAGATTTGCTAGATCATAACATAAATTATACCAGTTTAATTGTAACAACCCCTAAAGATTTGTTAGAGGATATCAATCCATCCTTAAAAGATAAAAAAGCTATAGATGATCAAGTGACTTATTATATATGTAAGGGCAATCAATGTAATCAGCCTATTACAAATATAGAAGAAGTAATACGCTATTTGGTTTAG
- a CDS encoding DUF255 domain-containing protein yields the protein MSTNKTANRLIDEKSPYLLQHAYNPVNWFPWCEDAFIQARQQDKPSFLSIGYS from the coding sequence ATGTCAACTAACAAAACAGCCAATAGACTAATAGATGAAAAGTCTCCATACCTTTTACAACATGCTTATAATCCTGTGAACTGGTTTCCATGGTGTGAAGATGCATTTATACAAGCTAGGCAACAAGACAAGCCTAGCTTCTTATCTATTGGCTATAGCTGA
- the dcm gene encoding DNA (cytosine-5-)-methyltransferase: MKKHGVTTQKKLAEQLGISKNQLSMMLSPNFNPIKTNALKLCEALNVNFEDIIESEQFEPFVGSEILGEHTQDEKFNVDDYQGHDFVDIRGITAHKDYSVVELFAGAGGLALGLEMAGFHSKGLVELDKYACQTLRTNRPKWNVIEKDIIQVVEQGIRNYVDISIGELDLLSGGYPCQAFSYAGKKMGLSDARGTMFYYYAQALKQLLPKMFLAENVRGLVNHENGRTLSLMLKVFSDIGYTVKWHVLRALDYDVAQKRERIALVGIRNDLVDNYDLSYSFPKPYGYELVLRDVLKDVPKSDGAKYPEYKKKVLALVPQGGYWRDLPDDIAQEYMGKSYYSGGGRTGMARRISWDEPSLTLTCSPAQKQTERCHPDETRPFTVREYARIQSFPDTWQFDCSTPNAYKQIGNAVPVNMAKAVGSSIVNILNQIK; the protein is encoded by the coding sequence ATGAAAAAACATGGAGTAACTACACAAAAGAAATTAGCTGAGCAATTGGGCATCAGCAAGAATCAGCTATCAATGATGCTTTCACCTAATTTTAATCCTATTAAAACTAATGCTCTAAAATTATGTGAGGCTTTAAATGTAAATTTTGAGGATATTATTGAATCTGAACAATTTGAGCCTTTTGTAGGTTCAGAAATCCTTGGAGAACATACACAGGATGAGAAATTTAATGTAGATGATTACCAAGGTCATGATTTTGTAGATATTAGAGGTATTACAGCTCATAAAGATTATTCTGTTGTAGAATTATTTGCAGGAGCAGGTGGCTTAGCTCTTGGACTTGAAATGGCAGGTTTTCATTCTAAAGGTCTAGTAGAGCTTGATAAATATGCATGTCAAACATTAAGAACAAATAGACCTAAATGGAATGTAATTGAAAAGGATATAATTCAAGTAGTAGAGCAAGGTATTAGAAACTATGTAGATATTTCTATTGGGGAACTTGACTTGCTTTCTGGGGGCTATCCTTGTCAAGCTTTTAGCTATGCAGGAAAGAAAATGGGTCTATCTGATGCAAGAGGTACAATGTTCTATTATTATGCTCAGGCTTTAAAACAACTTTTACCTAAAATGTTCTTAGCTGAAAATGTAAGAGGGCTTGTAAACCATGAAAATGGTAGAACATTATCATTAATGTTAAAGGTATTTTCTGATATTGGTTATACAGTAAAATGGCATGTACTAAGGGCTTTAGATTATGATGTAGCTCAGAAAAGAGAGAGAATAGCTCTTGTAGGGATAAGAAATGATTTGGTTGATAATTACGATTTAAGTTATTCTTTTCCTAAGCCATATGGTTATGAGCTTGTTTTAAGGGATGTTTTAAAAGATGTGCCTAAATCAGATGGAGCTAAGTATCCTGAGTATAAAAAGAAGGTGTTAGCCCTTGTACCTCAAGGTGGTTATTGGAGAGACTTACCTGATGATATAGCTCAAGAATATATGGGGAAAAGCTATTATTCAGGTGGTGGTAGAACAGGAATGGCAAGAAGAATATCATGGGATGAACCTTCCTTAACATTAACTTGTTCCCCTGCTCAAAAACAAACTGAGAGATGTCACCCAGATGAAACCAGACCTTTTACAGTAAGAGAATATGCAAGAATACAAAGTTTCCCAGATACTTGGCAATTTGACTGCTCTACCCCTAATGCTTATAAACAAATTGGAAATGCTGTTCCTGTAAATATGGCTAAAGCTGTAGGGTCATCTATTGTGAATATTTTAAATCAAATCAAATAA
- a CDS encoding transposase, producing the protein MGEFFEYKEGFPTVSAFVQQRKKLNYRALEYLLHEFNKRTEPEPKLFKNYRLLAIDGSDLSLPYNPLEGNVIGTNHFSTLHLNAMYDICNKRFVDVIVQKGLKENECGAACDLVDRVTEQYPAIIMADRGYENYNLFAHVEERLFDYVIRVKDRNSNGILSGIDLPESEEFDITKQVVITRHSTGPVAINPKKYKYLSKGNRFDFIENSKSPDYELTIRFVRFKLTDDTY; encoded by the coding sequence ATCGGAGAGTTTTTCGAATATAAAGAAGGATTCCCTACGGTTTCAGCATTTGTCCAGCAGAGAAAAAAGTTAAATTATAGGGCATTAGAATATTTACTACACGAGTTTAATAAGCGCACAGAACCAGAGCCAAAATTATTTAAAAATTACCGTTTATTAGCCATTGATGGCAGTGATCTAAGCCTTCCGTACAATCCGCTGGAAGGAAACGTCATCGGAACAAACCATTTTTCTACCTTGCACTTAAATGCAATGTACGATATATGTAACAAACGTTTTGTAGATGTAATTGTACAGAAGGGCTTAAAGGAAAATGAATGTGGCGCCGCTTGTGACCTAGTAGATCGTGTTACTGAACAATATCCAGCTATTATTATGGCGGATCGCGGGTATGAGAACTATAACTTATTCGCGCATGTAGAAGAACGATTGTTTGACTATGTGATACGAGTGAAAGACAGAAATAGCAATGGTATACTTTCTGGAATTGACTTGCCTGAGTCAGAAGAATTTGATATTACAAAACAGGTTGTTATCACAAGACATTCGACTGGGCCGGTTGCTATTAATCCAAAGAAATATAAATATCTTTCTAAAGGAAACCGATTTGACTTCATTGAGAATAGTAAAAGTCCCGACTATGAATTAACAATACGATTTGTTAGGTTTAAACTGACAGATGATACCTATTAA
- a CDS encoding PmeII family type II restriction endonuclease, giving the protein MTERNNVQQGMSEVELNDIIKRAKDFFRNEIVPNHIARTEECRNLSNFRLNPFLDKYKATFITGNDEPRSIAKALVYPRVIGTSINTIFGNKLQKFCSEVLEGFASTTAGIDIEFIDKLDGIRKYCQVKASTNTINADDVQTIKGHFTGVRNLARTNNLNIGLNDLIVGVFYGDYDELSGHYKRIEQEHPVIVGAKFWHRLTGHANFYQRITDAIGDVALEYDGTELVKSVIDDLERQIAQALNPNNEE; this is encoded by the coding sequence ATGACTGAGAGAAACAATGTGCAACAAGGGATGTCTGAGGTTGAACTTAATGACATTATTAAAAGAGCTAAGGACTTTTTTAGAAATGAAATTGTACCTAATCATATTGCTAGAACTGAGGAATGTAGAAATCTCAGCAATTTTAGGCTAAATCCTTTTCTTGATAAATACAAGGCTACTTTCATTACAGGAAATGATGAGCCAAGAAGTATTGCCAAAGCTTTAGTTTATCCTAGAGTAATTGGAACATCAATAAACACTATATTTGGTAACAAATTGCAAAAATTCTGTAGTGAGGTATTAGAGGGGTTTGCATCAACAACAGCAGGAATAGATATTGAGTTTATAGATAAGCTGGATGGCATAAGAAAATACTGTCAAGTAAAAGCAAGTACAAATACAATCAATGCTGATGATGTTCAAACAATAAAAGGTCATTTTACTGGAGTAAGAAACCTTGCAAGAACAAATAACCTAAATATAGGTTTAAATGACCTTATTGTTGGTGTTTTCTATGGAGACTATGATGAACTTAGTGGACACTATAAAAGAATTGAGCAAGAGCATCCTGTAATTGTAGGAGCTAAGTTTTGGCACAGACTTACTGGACATGCAAACTTTTATCAGAGGATAACTGATGCAATTGGTGATGTTGCACTAGAATATGATGGTACAGAATTAGTTAAAAGTGTAATTGATGACTTAGAAAGGCAAATAGCCCAAGCTCTAAATCCTAATAATGAGGAATGA
- a CDS encoding recombinase family protein has protein sequence MIKNMTIQELLKQNNITQLYAYSRKSRDITGEGLQKHHDILQQFANEHGLPLEVMEEVGSSETFNRPVLNEIKEKVKAGTIRCLLVYRLDRLSRKVTDTERWLKVERISFP, from the coding sequence ATGATTAAAAATATGACCATTCAAGAACTATTAAAACAGAATAACATAACACAGCTTTATGCATACAGCAGAAAATCAAGGGATATAACAGGTGAAGGCTTACAGAAACACCATGACATTCTACAACAATTTGCAAATGAACATGGCTTACCTCTTGAAGTTATGGAGGAAGTTGGCAGTTCTGAAACATTTAATAGACCTGTACTTAATGAGATTAAAGAAAAAGTAAAAGCTGGTACTATAAGATGTTTACTTGTCTACAGGCTTGACAGGTTATCAAGAAAAGTAACTGATACAGAAAGATGGTTGAAAGTTGAAAGAATTTCATTTCCATGA